The following is a genomic window from Lysinibacillus sp. JNUCC-52.
TTGCCGAGGAGATGGAAATAGAGGAACAAATGAATGATGGACAACAAGACAAGGCATTTTTATCAGCAAGTTCTTCAAACTTTGAAGCCACTCCTTCTGAAAAACAGTTTAAAATTTTAATGGTTGATGATGATCCTGTTAATTTAACAATGATGCGAAGTTTATTTTCCCCTACAGAATATGACATTACAACCGTTACAAGTAGCGAAAAGGTGCTGGAATTGTTACCTATGCATAGGTGGGATTTAATTATTATTGATGCTATGCTTCCTTATCTCTCTGGATATGCTTTAATCGAAAATATTCGTCAGCATTATTCCTTACTAGAGCTACCAATATTATTGTTAACTGCTCGAAGTAATCCCGAGGACGTTTACACTGGATTTGCTCACGGTACAAATGATTATGTTACAAAGCCTATTAATGCACTGGAACTAAAAGTTCGGAGTCGCGCTTTAATCGATTTAAAATATAGCATTACTCAACGGCTACATTTGGAAACAGCTTGGCTTCAGGCACAAATACAGCCTCATTTTTTATACAATACGCTTAATACAATTGCCTCGCTTAGCACTATTGATCCAAATCGAATGATTGACTTAATGCACCATTTTGGCAAGTATCTACATGCAAGTTTTGATGTAAGGAATTTACAACGGGTTGTACCGCTTCGTGATGAACTAGAACTCGTCCGCTCGTATCTTTATATCGAGCAGCAACGGTTTGGGGATTTATTACAAATTGATTGGGATATCGATGAACATATTCAAATAGAAATACCACCCATTTCATTGCAAACATTAGTAGAAAATGCTTTACGTCATGGCGTATTAAAACAAAAGGATGGCGGAACTGTTTGCATTCGAATCAAGGAGTTTTCGGACTACGTAGAAATAAGTGTTATTGATGACGGTATCGGTATAGAAGCTAGCACATTAACACAATTGCTTTCTGATACTAACACAACAAGTAGAGGCATTGGCCTACGCAATACGGACCTACGCCTTAAAAGAATTTATGGACAAAGATTGCAAATTGAAAGTACACCAAATAAAGGCACAACAATCACCTTCCACATCCCTAAATAGTGTCAGGCACTCACACAATTTTAACTTAGAAAAATTTCCAGAGGCTCTTGCGGGAACAGCACAAAACATAAGCCGCAACCATCGGCGTGTAAACGATGGTTGCGGCTTATTTGTGTGAGTGCCAGTCACTCACACAATTATTATTACATACGTAAATTACCAAATTACAGGCTTAGCTACCATTAACCAGAGCATAATGAGCAATAATACAATATACATCCATGCTTTTCTCTGTAACAATGAGGCAAATTTTTGCTGATTGTAGGCTGGCGTATTAAAAGTTCGAATCGTTGGTTTAAATGCTCGCGCCAAAAAGACGATAGAACCCGCCATCACGAGAAATGTTAAAACTACCCAGGAAGTTGTCCATGGATATCCTCCACGCCACATTAATAAAATGCCAGAAGCAACTAGAACATGTCCCGCA
Proteins encoded in this region:
- a CDS encoding DUF2269 family protein codes for the protein MISIYTLLLYIHILSAVLSIGPLFVVLAIVKKMRTASHEEMSPYIQVFQGAITIVKHAGHVLVASGILLMWRGGYPWTTSWVVLTFLVMAGSIVFLARAFKPTIRTFNTPAYNQQKFASLLQRKAWMYIVLLLIMLWLMVAKPVIW